ACATaacctgagggggggggggggggggggtcctggtTGTCAAATGTGGCTCATAGTAACAGCTGTGTTTACACTTCTAAAACATCCAGCAGAAATGTCTCCTGGATTGTCTGTGAAAGGCTGGATGATTTACAGGAGGGTCAGGGTGAAGGCATCCGTACTGTGAACACCACAGAGCAGTTCAATTTGTCCAGCACATTGTCTTCTCACAACAGACCATAGTACAGTATATCCATTGTCAGAAATATATCCGTTTGTTTTTTTGACCACCACACCTGTTAAAAACTGGACAGTGCCAATGCCAAGAATCGTCTTTTTTGTTAGTCAAATCTATAACCAAAACTCAACTCTCCATCTTTTACTTAGTGGTTTAACAAAAATTTGCTAAGATCAGACTTTATACGAATGTATATGTAACAAGTCAAAAGATGCTAATCTGTGCATATTCTCTTCAACATTTAACCACTACTCTCTGCAGTGATTGGTATCAGATGTCTATTCAGTTCAGTCAGCAGATTTAGTAGTAGAAAGGAAATCACAGTACACACTCATGGAAAGGGCACAACCTCATTTTCCTGCATTATAAAGTCATCAATAAAACCATTTAtatgtttttattgattttaaCCTTAAATGGAAGTTCTCATAAGCATGTTTTGGatcacatgttttttttttgcaaatccGTAAAAGCTCCATCTAGGTAGGCTAGATGTCAAGTGCTGATAAAATAGTTACTGCATGATTTCACTGCCCTTTGTACATGTAGGCTATGCTAGAACAGAACACGATATTCTGATTCGCATGGCCTCACGCTGGCCACAGCCTGAGTGTCTTTACTTAAGTCTGCTCCCAGCCCACCACTCTTTCACAGTACAGAACCACACATTCATGTCTACTGCCCATGAGACCTATAATCGCAGACATAGCTGACCAGGCTAAACTACTGTACGAGCGTGCGGAGACCTGTTTTATGTTTCATGGAACAACAATATAACAGTTTTTAGATATAATATAAAGATTGCTTAAATATATCCACTTTATATTGGAGAAACCAAGGCTTGCTGATAGGTTTGTTGAAAACCTTCGAACCTTCAGAATGAAGGatttgttgtattttttttttcacatataTGAATTGTATTAGTAAAACCAATCTGTTGTTATACCCTAAGGCaacataaaaaaacaagaaataaaCCCATCTAAAAACAGAATGATTATCTTATCCAAAGAATCCAGTCACTTAAAGGTTCACAGTGTATACAGTGTCAACAGCTTTGCGCTCTCTCTTTACCCAGTAATGGAAAAACACACATGTCGCACGTCAACAGGAGCTTGGTCCATGTGACACAGAAGTCAGGTGAAACCAGGAACACTTGTGTGCTTGTGGCTTCCAAGCAAACAAACCGTCATGCAAGCTCTCAGCTGTGGTTTAGATTGTCGTTTCTAAACCCAGctcccagcacacctgaacCAAGCCAACAGGACCACTGAACACCTGGCACAGGTGTCCTGGGAGCTGGCTTAGAGCAAAAACATGAGACCCGAGGACAAGAACCAGTGGTCTATAATACTCCTAAACATTTACGATAAAGTGCATATGGAAATGTGCAAATACCTTTCTGAACATGTATGATGTCAGGATAGTTGGCGAGGTGTCCTTGGTATAGGGCTAAGAGGTCCATCACCGGGTCCACATCTTGTCGTGGCTGCTCCACAAAGTAGTCTCCAATGGCCTCATAGGCCTCTCCAGTGTATGCAATCGCCTGATTCAAACCAACCGCATATGACTGCTGGTCCAGCTCAAAGGCCTGACTGAGGCACCTAAACGACTGTCCGACCTTCTGATATTCCTTCTTGAAACCAGCTATCTGTTTTCTTGCAAACTCGCTGAGCGTCGCGTTGACCTGGATCACACTGTCGTCCATTTTTTTGGTGAAGGCCTTGAAGCCATCGATCTTGCTCTCCACCTCCTGAAGGTCGAGCGGGGCTCCCGGAGTGCTGATGGTGAGGAAGAAGTTGGCTCCCACCATCTCGTCTTTCTCCGCCTTCCTCTTGCCCTGTTTCCATGCCTTCTCGTCTGTGCTGCTGCACGTGAGGAAATGCTGGAACACATCACACCTGGCCAGCACTGGGTGGCTGGTCATGTGATTCATCCACCAGATCAGACCTTTCCTCCTCTTCGAAATGAAGTCTTCTTCAAAGCGCCCCGTGGCCTGCTTCTCTGGGATGTGAGGAACAGAGATGACAGGGAATTTCTCCACGAGCCGAGCGTAGAGCCAGTCAAAGTGTTTATATCTCCTGTTCACTGCGCCTTGGGTATGGGTTGGGGTCAGTTTATAAGAGATGTAACTTTTCATGCCCTTGAATTTGGTCTGCTTTGTCGGATCGTCGATAGTGCAGGAGAATGGGTATGGATTTTCCTGCCACTCCGGCCCGTGCTGACCCATGACCACGCAGATCTTATCCCCATCCTTCACAAAGCCAGACGCTTCCCCAAGCACAAACGCCTCACCTCCTGACTTCACAAAAGTTGAGAACCTGTTCAGATTTCTGCTGACAGTGGCTGAACTCTTAGCCTGCTGCCCACTCCCACCCCGCGACGTGGAGGACGTGGACACCCTGTACGTGGAGGGTCCGTTCCCCTCAAAGTCATGGAGCCCCCCGCCGACACCACCCGGCTCGTCGGCCACGGTGGAGCTGTCGTCCCAGTCGTCGTCCCAGTCGTCGTCGCTACCTTGGCTCGCCGGGTACGTTTGCGCAACATTATGAGAAGGTGGTCCGGAGAAAGTTGTAAAACTCGGCGCTGGTGCCTTGTTGTAGTTCTCAACCTGATTCTGGGTTTTGTAGGAGGTTTCGAAGCCACCTGTGGGGATGTTGGAGTACCTGGAGGTTTGATAGGCGTCTCCACAAGAGCTGTTGTTGTTGAATGAAGCGGGCGCGTCGCTCCTCTGGACCTCCACGTAGGACGCGGGGAAGAGCCCCCGCTCCCCGCTGCTGTTCGCCCCCTCCAGCCAGCCCTCGATGTCCTTCTCGCTGTACAAAGTTACGGTCTCGTTCTCCTTCACCGATATCTCCCCGGGGTTTTCGGAAGTAAAGTCGTACAAAACTCTCGCTCGCAGCGCCATGATaacaactaaaaaaaaaaaaaacagcggtAGACGAACGAGCGGGTTTAAACGGACCCGAACTTACTGGACCCGGTGACGGCGCGGGCACTTTCTGCTTCTCACGAGCGAGTCCATGAATTTAAAAACCTCCAGCTTCTTCTTCACGCTTGAAGACCGCGCTCTTGTGTCCTATCTCCACCCTTCGCCTTCGTCAAAACACACAGCGGTGTACACAAGTCATTTCTCCGTCCGCCGACTCCGTCGCTCAGACCGAAGTAACGTTCGCTGCTGCTGCTCCGGTCCCTGTCCGGCCGTGAACCTCCCCCCCGCTGCTGCCCGACGGGACCGTGCGTGCGCAGTCTGAGCAATCGAAGGCGGAGCCCAACAATCAATCAGGCAACGCGAGTCGTTCCGCTACTTGCACGGTGGGACGGAACGAACCTGAACTCACGCTGTAAAATGAACAGGGTGATGTAACTGTTTTATGAGGGCAAAAACAACTTATCTATTCTTAGCTCAAAGCTCACTGATTAACGTACACATAGTTATCCCTCTTTCAGAATTAGCGGAATGACTGCTGTTGTACCGTATAAAGAAACTGTTTACACCTTCATTTGGCAATGTTCTGGGAATATTTAAGGAGTGTATTACCATCTTAAGCCAGACTATTGACGGTGATTATATTGAAAACCCTGTCCATGTCTGGCTTAGTCCCAGATAAGCCTATATTAGATTTTTCATTTGTGTTCACAATAAATTATAATTGTTAAAAAAATGTTATAAATATTGGAGATAATATATTATGTAATAATAACCAATAATACCAGTGTGACAGCTCAAAATTGAAACACCATGCCAAAACTAAATCACACATTTATTATGTCCATGTTGTCATTTATGATTCATGATTACATTGTATGATTAAATGTGTATTATGTGCTATTTAATACTGATATTGTATTAACCTGTAGGTGATGGCACCGTTCACTTTTCACACAAAATTATTCGTTAAATTAATTTCACcactcaaaacaaaaccatGCAATCACAGAACGACAAAAAACCAACAATCCACTGTGAGGAGAAGTCGAGACGACCCCTGGGTGACGTGATCGCAAACACAGTGACGTCACTAATCACTCGCTGTCCACCATCTCTCTTTGGTTTCCACCACCAGTATTCCGTCGTGACACAGCGTGGCTGTCAAGTCCCCCGCCTGCAGCTGGTGGTCGGGCAGCCGGTACTGCCGGGTGAAGTTCCGTGACACGAACCCGTGCTCATCCATCCTCAGACCGTGCTGCCCTCGGATCAGAAGCCACCCCTCAAACACCTGGATCAGAATATCCTCCGGTCTGAACTGGGCCACGTCCAGCATGGTTTGGAAGAGAGGCACCCCGGAGTCATCATCACTGTGGGCCGACTCCACCCTGGCTCCAGCCTCTACTTTAAGTGCCTGGCACGCAGGTCCAGGCAGAGCAAACACACGGTGGTCTTGTGTGAACGTGCTGAGGTCCCGTCTTTTGAAATGGTCCTGGTACCGGACCGGACAAGTGATCCAATGGGAAATGGTGACTCCCTCTCCTGCCATGACACCCGGACTTAGAAAGTGTACGTGTTACTTGCCTGAGGCAGTTTGACATTAGTACGTCAAAGCTATAATAAGACCAGCGTGTGCTTATGTTTCTGACCAGTGGGTAGGTGGGTTGCGGCTCGGTCCTGTTTTTAGAGTCACCAAAGAATGTGGCCAAAGCTACTCTCACATTTATGACTTGTGCCTAGGTGACTATGTCAAGATAAAGAGTGAGATAGTAATACAAAATGTCTAAAACTTCATCAGACTCTATTACATGCAAATAAACTCTAGCATTGTATTGGTAGGTTTTTGTTTTAACAACATATTTGTTGAATAATAAAGGCAATCTCTCAAATTCTCATAGGAAATGATACAATTCCATTTGTACGTCTTTGCTGCCACCTTGTGGTGTTTCACTTTTGCGACATCACGTCTTCATATATCAGTGCAAAAGTATAGGATGAAATACAGAAAGTCATTCTACTTTAAAGTAAAGTAGTGATTGTAATCTGTTCCAATAAGACATTCACAACAATATCTAACTTGTAAGTTTTGATCTGATCTGGCCAACATTCTTGTACCTTTAATCTAATTTAATGCAATAGAACATTTAACAGGAGCCAGATGGACTGTCAGAGTCAGTGTGTTGCCATTCTGCTGACCATCTACTGACCATGCTGCTCATTTCTGCACCAAACATGCAGAACCTGTAGGCCATGTCTTACAGTCTCATATCAACATCTACACGAACGTTACAAACAGCTCCTGGGTTTAATCACAGCTCGCTATTCAATAGCTCGAGGTGTTGTTCTGGAGCTAATGTAAGacaaacatgtttttctttGTGGAAGGAAAATAATATTTAAACTTAATGAGCTACATATTTACTAGCTCAAAACCCAGTGCAGATGTGGTGGTACTGTCTTTCATTTATTGTTGTATAGGTAAGAAAATGTGTATAATCCAGTAAATACAGGACATTTTAAAGATATTTACTCTGTCAGTAATCTCTGGAGAAAAGCTTCACACTAATTTCACACTGTGCTTCCAGTTGTTGTGCTTCACCCCACCCCCtaacccccctccacacacacacacacacacacctaccaccactacacacacacacacacacacacacacctaccaccactacacacacacacacacacacacacacacacacacacacacacacacacacacacacacacacctaccaccactacacacacacacacacacacacacacacacacacacacacacacacacacacacacacacacacacacacacacacacacacacaaactcactctccctcctccaGATTATTTATGAATGAGAGATTAAGAGAATggtctgctcctgtcttgcagtcCTCAGAAGTGGCGTTCCTGCTAGTTGATATCTTGTCGGGCTGCCACAAAGTGGCTTCGTTGCTTTGGGACTACAAGATCTACTTTCACCCTGGCCTCATTCACTTGCACTTGCTTGGCTTGTTTGGTTGTCGTGGGTAACACTGTTGCTGGGGACGATGTCTGAATGCATTCAGCTCACTGTGTCGCTGTGTAGGATTGGCTTTTACACGGTAAGCCAAGCAGCTGTTCAGTTCAACCGAAAgtgtaaatgaaatatttgCTATTGATTTGTCATCAAGTTATTGTTTGTACTGATTTGATCACTGTAGATGTTAAGTAATTTGGCCACATATACTAGCCTATATATTTCTACCACTATTTATGTAATGTTGCCCGAAGTTATGTTAAAGTCTGCATATAGCTAACATAGTACTGAATGTAAAACCAAGTCAAACCAACTGTTCAATATACAGTACTCGGTACATATAAAAGTTTGGATTCAATGCCAGTCTCATCAATGATTTTTGAAGACTGCATGAACTGTTCCTGTACTTTTCTTGGTGATGATGTGCTTGGGGGTTGTCACCTAACTAAGGCATGCAACCTTTCAGCAGACTCTTTGAGTTGTCCTTTGATAACAGTTCAGAAATCATTACACTACCGAAGGTGAACATTAGCTTATGGTCATCTCATTGTCAGTGGAGCTGTTTAGCGAGtgaaacaggtgtttctgcctGACCTGTAGGCAATATTGCACCAGTTCTGATGCTATGATACAGGCAACTTAGAGTAGACCTACAATACACCAAAACACATGACAGACAGGTGTGTAAACATGAAACTCAAACAGTGGAGCATAGTTCTGTGAATTAGAGTAATGAATTCTGTTCATTTTAAACTGTGAATTAACACACATGTTATGGAAATGTATGGAAATCAAGCGAATTGGGTCAAATCCATTCATGGGCCTGTGCTTATTTTAACCCATTCAAATTAACTCTAAAGTTAAACTACTTTTACGTAGCTTCAATGTTTACAAACTCACTCAACTAACCGAGGTAAAatgcatatgtatatgtatatacccACACTGTATATGtacacacagacccatacaAAAAAAATTGAATATCATAGAAAAGTTGATTAATTTGCATAATTCTATTCAAAACATTATATGGGAGTTATGGAAGCCCAGAGCTCCTTGATGCTTGCAGTCAGCTCCTCTTTGTTGTTGGGTCTGGTGGTCCTCATTTTCCTCTTGAGAATAATCCATAGATTCTCAATGGAGTTTAGCTCTGGCGAGTTGGCTGGCCAGTCAAGCACTGTGATGCCATGGGCATCAAAACAGGCTTTAGTGTTTCTGCCGCATAGGCAGGGGCCAAGTCCATACAGACCCTCAGCAGAAGGAATCATGAAGTCCTCTAAAACATTCTGGTAGACTGTTGCAGTGCCCTTGGATGTAAGAAAGCAGAGTTTACCAACATATGCACCAGACATTACACCCCAAAATATGCTAATCTTCCTTGTTTATTGAAACCATTTTAGGGCCAACAGACTTTTTCCTGTTGTAATGTTGGCACAGCATAACTATGGATCATCAGTTCTATTTCACAACTGAAGTTGAAAGTGATAAAATAGATCAGTGGTTCTTCTAACAGTGATAAAAGAGATCAGTGGTTCTTCTACCACAGTGATAAAAGAGATCAGTGGTTCTTCTAACAGTGCCATAAATCTACAGCTGACATTGTGGAGAGCAGAAACACACCTTGATTTAGCCCTATACTTGGGGTGGCCTTCAGAAATATTCACTATTCACAACTAACCACTTTTTTGCAGGAAGAACTGAAATCCACAAATCATGGTGATTTCTGTCCTGGGAGCAGTAACAATATATTACAGATTCTCTAAAAAATCTCTAAAACAGATTCTCAGAACTCTGACCGACATGTAAAATGCATTTAACAaatgtggaaaaagtgtggctTGGCTAAAGAGTTACTGTGGTATCCAGGCAACAGCTCTCACTCCAGGGCTCAAATTATAATCGCTCCTCATTAGACCCCTGTAGTGGCTTCATTAAGGCACCAATGGAGAAGAAAACTACCACACTTTCACTGTAGTCAGGACTCTGGACTTTAACCACAGATCTGAACATCTAGCACGCGGCCACCGTCATTCTTTATTTTCCCTCCGTCTCTTTCTCTGCAAGACTGCCTGAGTGACTCTTCCTTTCTGACTGTGTATAGGCTATGGCATTTGGGTAATTATCCAATATGACATCACCATATGGTGGTATGTGACAATTGAATAGTCAAAACATACTGGACCATTTGGCTTACAGAAGAGATGAATGACATCCCATCAGTAAATGACGAACAGCCGCCCTCTTGTTGTGATGTAATGTAAATTCTTGCCGTGGTCTCTCCCTAACTGCTGTCTCGTGGCCTTTGTCCATTGTGAGACATAGTATACCCACTTGGCATACCGATGAGATGTTTTAACTGCATTTTCACAACAGCTTCTGTGCCTACTGTTTAAATCTATGGGTTTTCAGGGACATGTCTGATGAAAAACAAGGAAAGAGTGAATACAGATTCTTGTGAAAATATTTCCAAAGTCCACAGGTGGCCTGAATCCTGAATAATACATAGCTTGATTTATTCAACTTAATCAGAACCAACGTAACTGCTTACACTGGATTCTGTGTCTGTAATCCAGTGGCAGGTGTGTAGGTTGCCAAGTGTTAAagtgttgttttatttttgcaACATACAGGCCTCTATATTTAGCCTATGGTATGTAATTTTGAAATGGGGAAATCAATAAATTAAACAAGTCAGGGAATATCGGGACAGTTGGATTGAACTTTTAACTGAAACTACACCACATGATAGTTTACAACCATTTTAATATTTCTTGGATTTTTAAGGCTCTAAATTCTCAAATGAACAACATTTCACAAAACGATATACAAcaacagcaataataataataatggggCAAAATAGCTTTATAGCCAAATCAACTTAAATACTTCCACATGATAAATGACTTCTGGAAAACCAATACCAGAATCAGTTTCAAGGAGATTTCTCCATTCACTTACAGATTTATTTTCATTCAATAGTAATAAATTGAGTTTAACAGATGAATACCTGTCACAGACTTGGTAACAGAATGAGTTGTTAAAAGTTAATTGTGTTTCCCTTTTATTAGACATTCAAATTGTTTGCATGACATTATAATGAATAGTGTGTAGGTTTTGATGGATCATTTACCAGGTGTGCAGTTACACTGTTCAGCTAAACTTTATTTTCAGTGTTTAAGTCAATACTTATCTGATCACCAAGATCAAGACGGTCAGAGACGTAATTGTTGACATTTTTGAAGTGTTCGGGAATTAACCGCTTTAACCACTGTGTGGCACCATTTCACCAAATATAATATACCCAACCAAGTGTGTATGCACACATATGTACTGTATACACAAACGTGCATATAAACACAAATATTTTCTTCTTTCCAgacaataacaaaaataatggaCACTTTGACTTCAATTCAAATGtgtctttattttcataatctatCAAAATACAGGCTCGCTACTGTAACTATAAAGGCAGATTTTATTGCTTTTACTACCACTGTCAATGTATGTGAAAAGATTCACAAGGAAAGCTGTGACCTTATTGAGGTCTTCAATGCTGTGATTCTGCTGTTTCTAATGAGGTTTGTTGGTACATGTTTGTCTCCATGAAAACATTAAGACTAAATGCCAAACAGCCACTGATGTGTTGATAGAGGGATAAAATTGAGAACATTCTCGGCCTAGCATGGTATTGCTTAACCGTCTATTTTCCCAGCTGAAATACTGGAACAGTTTTAAAACTAATTTTCAGATTCTCTCAGATTCTGCTATACTGTGCTGTAGCCAATAATTGCTTGGAATGGCTTATTTTATCTTCTAAGACAAGTGATATGTTTCAGTACAAAAGAAAGATTGTTTTGAGTCCCTTGTTAATCAAGAGTTAAAGGTTTTATAGTAACAGCTATGCTGTTAGCCACAGATTACATTTACTCTATTACTATATTCAGAATAACATTAATGTAATAAAACAACTAAATATATATCAATTTCTAATTACCAGCACCACACTTCACAATGAGGGTGAAGAATCTTTTTGGAAGACCCTGACTCCTTTTATGTAACTCACCTGTGGTGTTTGTAACCAAAAATCTCTGGGTGATATATAAAAATCTCATTGCAAGGCTATATTTCTCTTATATTTTCACTATTTTCAAGCTGAGAGCAACAAAGAGATTTTTCAAAGTCTTTTTCTTCATCTTTGCCAAGGGTGCCAGCGTTTCTGCAGGGCATGGTGATCTGTGCTTGAGTGAGGTAGTGGGGAACCGTGTGGCAGATTCACTTTACACATTATGAAGCCAAAGTTCATAGCTTCTCCTAGGGCCTCTTCACACAACCTGATCTATAAATTCACTATTCATCTGCCTTGCCCACTGTTCTAGAATGACATTTGTACAATACCTTTTCACATATGACTGGTAAGCAGTTTTGACTTGCAAGCATGATAGGGCTTGTATAAGGAGACTGGTGAATATTGAGTAAAAACCCTTATATCTGAGCCAGGA
The genomic region above belongs to Brachyhypopomus gauderio isolate BG-103 chromosome 3, BGAUD_0.2, whole genome shotgun sequence and contains:
- the snx18a gene encoding sorting nexin-18a, giving the protein MALRARVLYDFTSENPGEISVKENETVTLYSEKDIEGWLEGANSSGERGLFPASYVEVQRSDAPASFNNNSSCGDAYQTSRYSNIPTGGFETSYKTQNQVENYNKAPAPSFTTFSGPPSHNVAQTYPASQGSDDDWDDDWDDSSTVADEPGGVGGGLHDFEGNGPSTYRVSTSSTSRGGSGQQAKSSATVSRNLNRFSTFVKSGGEAFVLGEASGFVKDGDKICVVMGQHGPEWQENPYPFSCTIDDPTKQTKFKGMKSYISYKLTPTHTQGAVNRRYKHFDWLYARLVEKFPVISVPHIPEKQATGRFEEDFISKRRKGLIWWMNHMTSHPVLARCDVFQHFLTCSSTDEKAWKQGKRKAEKDEMVGANFFLTISTPGAPLDLQEVESKIDGFKAFTKKMDDSVIQVNATLSEFARKQIAGFKKEYQKVGQSFRCLSQAFELDQQSYAVGLNQAIAYTGEAYEAIGDYFVEQPRQDVDPVMDLLALYQGHLANYPDIIHVQKGALTKVKDGQKHVEEGKMERQQADGIMERCNIISFATLAEIQHFHQTRVRDFKAQMQHYLLQQIAFFQKVTGKLEEALRKYDEA
- the hspb3 gene encoding heat shock protein beta-3 codes for the protein MAGEGVTISHWITCPVRYQDHFKRRDLSTFTQDHRVFALPGPACQALKVEAGARVESAHSDDDSGVPLFQTMLDVAQFRPEDILIQVFEGWLLIRGQHGLRMDEHGFVSRNFTRQYRLPDHQLQAGDLTATLCHDGILVVETKERWWTASD